A single window of Lathamus discolor isolate bLatDis1 chromosome 20, bLatDis1.hap1, whole genome shotgun sequence DNA harbors:
- the LOC136023894 gene encoding amine oxidase [copper-containing] 3-like isoform X2, producing MHVRTALVLLALALATVLALVCVLLSRGRAPGACPHQPPVQEEPDGGQSLVFADLSPAELAQVVRYLQGHLGLRLVDAARAKPSDNCIASVELQVPAKAEALRFLDGAGARPPREALAVLYFGAQAEPNVTEYVVGPLPLPGYHRDVTVRRYGGKVPYHRRPVTGKEYMDINALIRRELRKAPRFLAGCCESDGTDLTTLTTAPRGSKSGDRATWFVLFHSVAGSGYYLSPVGLEVLVDHGDLDVSLWQLRRVFYNGQYFASMGDLEEAFVADSLVVVRIQKPRGESVLGSMRPRHQPGPPAPLHYEPQGPRYSVVDNRVTFQGWSITFGMSPSSGPRFFDIRYRGERIVYELSLQEALALYGSNCPGGMSTRYLDGSFGIGRFAYELVRGLDCPYTATYVDRHYLVESDTPKTNQNSLCVFEHDAALPLRRHFSDSQSLYYGGLRKTTLVIRAVSTLINYDYIWDFMFHSSGAVEVRVHATGYISTSFLHGQGTDYGSRVGPHTLGTMHLHHMHYKVDLDVDGQLNSLETQDMGYELVKEPWSAQNTIERLHLRRKRLEREDEAAFLLNAPMPRYVSFASPNSNKWGHPRSYRIQITSFAGEPLPTSSPMERAISWGRYQLAVTRRKEEEPTSTSIYNQNDPWTPTVAFADFINNETITNEDLVAWISVGFLHVPHAEDIPNTVTVGNGVGFLLRPYNYFDEDPSVDSPDGVYFSSEQDPGACGSNPLACPPPACAPHLPPFRYGGFLNLSLAPLPGAL from the exons ATGCACGTGAGAACCGCGCTCGTGCTCCTCGCTCTGGCTTTAGCCACCGTACTCGCGCTGGTCtgtgtgctgctgagcaggggcAGGGCCCCCGGCGCCTGCCCGCACCAGCCCCCGGTGCAGGAGGAGCCGGACGGTGGCCAGAGCCTGGTCTTTGCGGACCTGAGCCCCGCGGAGCTGGCCCAAGTGGTGCGGTacctgcagggacacctcggGCTGCGGCTGGTGGACGCCGCGCGGGCAAAGCCCTCCGACAACTGCATCGCCTCGGTGGAGCTGCAGGTCCCGGCCAAGGCAGAGGCGCTGCGGTTCCTGGACGGGGCGGGGGCTCGTCCCCCCCGCGAGGCGCTGGCTGTGCTGTACTTTGGGGCCCAGGCAGAGCCCAACGTCACCGAGTACGTGGTGGggccgctgccgctgccgggGTATCACCGGGACGTGACGGTGCGCAGGTACGGGGGGAAGGTGCCGTACCACCGCAGACCCGTTACCGGTAAGGAGTACATGGATATCAATGCCCTCATCCGGCGGGAGCTGAGAAAGGCTCCGCGCTTCCTCGCTGGGTGCTGTGAGTCTGATGGGACCGACCTGACCACCCTCACGACGGCCCCGCGCGGCTCCAAATCCGGCGACCGCGCGACCTGGTTTGTCCTCTTCCATAGCGTGGCTGGTTCTGGCTACTACCTCTCGCCAGtggggctggaggtgctggtggaCCATGGGGATCTCGATGTCTCCCTCTGGCAGCTGCGCCGCGTCTTCTATAACGGGCAGTACTTTGCCAGCATGGGGGATCTGGAGGAAGCGTTCGTGGCCGACTCGCTGGTGGTTGTCAGGATCCAGAAGCCTCGGGGTGAATCGGTGCTGGGCTCAATGAGGCCTCGGCACCAGCCCGGCCCCCCGGCTCCGCTGCATTATGAGCCCCAGGGTCCCCGCTACAGCGTCGTGGACAACCGCGTCACCttccagggctggagcatcacCTTCGGCATGAGCCCCAGCTCCGGCCCGCGCTTCTTTGACATCAGGTACCGCGGGGAGAGGATTGTCTATGAGCTGAGTCTCCAGGAAGCCTTAGCCCTGTACGGCTCCAACTGCCCCGGGGGCATGTCGACCCGCTACCTCGATGGGAGCTTTGGCATCGGCAGGTTTGCCTACGAGCTCGTCCGGGGCCTCGACTGCCCCTACACCGCGACCTACGTGGACCGGCACTACCTGGTGGAGTCAGatacccccaaaaccaaccagaaCTCCCTGTGCGTTTTTGAGCACGATGCCGCTCTCCCCCTGCGGCGCCACTTCTCTGACTCGCAGTCCTTGTACTACGGGGGGCTGCGGAAAACCACGCTGGTCATCCGCGCCGTCTCCACCCTCATCAACTACGACTACATCTGGGACTTCATGTTCCACAGCAGCGGGGCCGTGGAGGTCCGGGTGCACGCCACCGGCTACATCAGCACCTCCTTCCTCCACGGCCAAGGCACTGACTACGGCAGCAGGGTTGGGCCCCACACGCTGGGGACCATGCACCTCCACCACATGCACTACAAGGTGGACCTGGATGTCGACG GGCAGCTGAACTCCCTGGAGACCCAGGACATGGGGTACGAGCTCGTGAAAGAGCCCTGGAGCGCGCAGAACACCATTGAGAGGCTGCACCTCCGCAGGAAAAGGCTGGAGAGGGAGGATGAGGCGGCGTTCCTGCTCAATGCCCCCATGCCCCGTTACGTCTCCTTTGCTAGCCCCAATTCCAATAAGTGGGGGCATCCGCGCAGCTACCGGATCCAGATCACCAGCTTCGCTGGGGAGCCCCTTCCCACCAGCAGCCCCATGGAGAGAGCCATCAGCTGGGGCAG gTACCAGTTGGCTGTCACCCGCCGGAAGGAGGAGGAGcccaccagcaccagcatctACAACCAGAACGACCCCTGGACGCCCACCGTTGCCTTCGCTGACTTCATCAACAACGAGACCATCACCAACGAG GACCTGGTCGCTTGGATCTCGGTGGGGTTCCTGCACGTCCCCCATGCTGAAGACATCCCCAACACGGTGACCGTGGGGAACGGCGTCGGCTTTCTCCTGAGGCCCTACAACTACTTCGATGAGGACCCCTCTGTGGACTCACCCGACGGCGTCTACTTCAGCAGCGAGCAGGACCCCGGGGCGTGCGGATCCAACCCACTGGCCTGCCCGCCCCCAGCCTGTGCCCCCCATCTGCCCCCCTTCCGATACGGGGGGTTCCTCAACCTCAGCCTGGCCCCGctgcctggtgcactctga
- the LOC136023894 gene encoding amine oxidase [copper-containing] 3-like isoform X1, whose protein sequence is MRSPMGCSLLRERGLRAQTQPNPAPSGHWGDSAAGNSLCRPAGALSLGSHARENRARAPRSGFSHRTRAGLCAAEQGQGPRRLPAPAPGAGGAGRWPEPGLCGPEPRGAGPSGAVPAGTPRAAAGGRRAGKALRQLHRLGGAAGPGQGRGAAVPGRGGGSSPPRGAGCAVLWGPGRAQRHRVRGGAAAAAGVSPGRDGAQVRGEGAVPPQTRYRVAGSGYYLSPVGLEVLVDHGDLDVSLWQLRRVFYNGQYFASMGDLEEAFVADSLVVVRIQKPRGESVLGSMRPRHQPGPPAPLHYEPQGPRYSVVDNRVTFQGWSITFGMSPSSGPRFFDIRYRGERIVYELSLQEALALYGSNCPGGMSTRYLDGSFGIGRFAYELVRGLDCPYTATYVDRHYLVESDTPKTNQNSLCVFEHDAALPLRRHFSDSQSLYYGGLRKTTLVIRAVSTLINYDYIWDFMFHSSGAVEVRVHATGYISTSFLHGQGTDYGSRVGPHTLGTMHLHHMHYKVDLDVDGQLNSLETQDMGYELVKEPWSAQNTIERLHLRRKRLEREDEAAFLLNAPMPRYVSFASPNSNKWGHPRSYRIQITSFAGEPLPTSSPMERAISWGRYQLAVTRRKEEEPTSTSIYNQNDPWTPTVAFADFINNETITNEDLVAWISVGFLHVPHAEDIPNTVTVGNGVGFLLRPYNYFDEDPSVDSPDGVYFSSEQDPGACGSNPLACPPPACAPHLPPFRYGGFLNLSLAPLPGAL, encoded by the exons ATGCGCAGCCCAATGGGCTGTTCCCTGTTGAGAGAACGGGGGCTTAGagcccaaacccaaccaaacccagcCCCTTCTGGGCACTGGGGAGATTCTGCAGCTGGAAACTCGCTGTGCCGGCCCGCAGGAGCGCTGAGCCTCGGCAGCCATGCACGTGAGAACCGCGCTCGTGCTCCTCGCTCTGGCTTTAGCCACCGTACTCGCGCTGGTCtgtgtgctgctgagcaggggcAGGGCCCCCGGCGCCTGCCCGCACCAGCCCCCGGTGCAGGAGGAGCCGGACGGTGGCCAGAGCCTGGTCTTTGCGGACCTGAGCCCCGCGGAGCTGGCCCAAGTGGTGCGGTacctgcagggacacctcggGCTGCGGCTGGTGGACGCCGCGCGGGCAAAGCCCTCCGACAACTGCATCGCCTCGGTGGAGCTGCAGGTCCCGGCCAAGGCAGAGGCGCTGCGGTTCCTGGACGGGGCGGGGGCTCGTCCCCCCCGCGAGGCGCTGGCTGTGCTGTACTTTGGGGCCCAGGCAGAGCCCAACGTCACCGAGTACGTGGTGGggccgctgccgctgccgggGTATCACCGGGACGTGACGGTGCGCAGGTACGGGGGGAAGGTGCCGTACCACCGCAGACCCGTTACCG CGTGGCTGGTTCTGGCTACTACCTCTCGCCAGtggggctggaggtgctggtggaCCATGGGGATCTCGATGTCTCCCTCTGGCAGCTGCGCCGCGTCTTCTATAACGGGCAGTACTTTGCCAGCATGGGGGATCTGGAGGAAGCGTTCGTGGCCGACTCGCTGGTGGTTGTCAGGATCCAGAAGCCTCGGGGTGAATCGGTGCTGGGCTCAATGAGGCCTCGGCACCAGCCCGGCCCCCCGGCTCCGCTGCATTATGAGCCCCAGGGTCCCCGCTACAGCGTCGTGGACAACCGCGTCACCttccagggctggagcatcacCTTCGGCATGAGCCCCAGCTCCGGCCCGCGCTTCTTTGACATCAGGTACCGCGGGGAGAGGATTGTCTATGAGCTGAGTCTCCAGGAAGCCTTAGCCCTGTACGGCTCCAACTGCCCCGGGGGCATGTCGACCCGCTACCTCGATGGGAGCTTTGGCATCGGCAGGTTTGCCTACGAGCTCGTCCGGGGCCTCGACTGCCCCTACACCGCGACCTACGTGGACCGGCACTACCTGGTGGAGTCAGatacccccaaaaccaaccagaaCTCCCTGTGCGTTTTTGAGCACGATGCCGCTCTCCCCCTGCGGCGCCACTTCTCTGACTCGCAGTCCTTGTACTACGGGGGGCTGCGGAAAACCACGCTGGTCATCCGCGCCGTCTCCACCCTCATCAACTACGACTACATCTGGGACTTCATGTTCCACAGCAGCGGGGCCGTGGAGGTCCGGGTGCACGCCACCGGCTACATCAGCACCTCCTTCCTCCACGGCCAAGGCACTGACTACGGCAGCAGGGTTGGGCCCCACACGCTGGGGACCATGCACCTCCACCACATGCACTACAAGGTGGACCTGGATGTCGACG GGCAGCTGAACTCCCTGGAGACCCAGGACATGGGGTACGAGCTCGTGAAAGAGCCCTGGAGCGCGCAGAACACCATTGAGAGGCTGCACCTCCGCAGGAAAAGGCTGGAGAGGGAGGATGAGGCGGCGTTCCTGCTCAATGCCCCCATGCCCCGTTACGTCTCCTTTGCTAGCCCCAATTCCAATAAGTGGGGGCATCCGCGCAGCTACCGGATCCAGATCACCAGCTTCGCTGGGGAGCCCCTTCCCACCAGCAGCCCCATGGAGAGAGCCATCAGCTGGGGCAG gTACCAGTTGGCTGTCACCCGCCGGAAGGAGGAGGAGcccaccagcaccagcatctACAACCAGAACGACCCCTGGACGCCCACCGTTGCCTTCGCTGACTTCATCAACAACGAGACCATCACCAACGAG GACCTGGTCGCTTGGATCTCGGTGGGGTTCCTGCACGTCCCCCATGCTGAAGACATCCCCAACACGGTGACCGTGGGGAACGGCGTCGGCTTTCTCCTGAGGCCCTACAACTACTTCGATGAGGACCCCTCTGTGGACTCACCCGACGGCGTCTACTTCAGCAGCGAGCAGGACCCCGGGGCGTGCGGATCCAACCCACTGGCCTGCCCGCCCCCAGCCTGTGCCCCCCATCTGCCCCCCTTCCGATACGGGGGGTTCCTCAACCTCAGCCTGGCCCCGctgcctggtgcactctga
- the LOC136023895 gene encoding amine oxidase [copper-containing] 3-like isoform X1 codes for MKPRLPYVLLVGAAVVILALSCVLLSRSRRSPGCDPQPRTKEEPGSTSQSLVFADLSPAELAQVVRYLQGHLGLRLVDAARAKPSDNCIASVELQVPAKAEALRFLDGAGARPPREALAVLYFGAQAEPNVTEYVVGPLPLPGYHRDVTVRRYGGKVPYHRRPTLGSEYEQVGAFLKTVAFAAAPTFLKEVLEYDSTNVVFEGAAPHGFQSGDRKSWFALFQNVSGFFVHPVGLEVLVDHSSLDVSRWAVSRVFYNGQYYRDMVQLESAYVQGRISVEKVRRAPRDGDFSSMKPRAPPAALFPLQYEAQGPRYRVRSNHVLYQAWSFAFGMSVSTGLRLFDVRHKGERVAYEISVQEAMSVYGSNCPAGMSTRYMDGSFGIGRYTSPLVRGVDCPYAATYVDVHFLAHSQVPRGTKGAICIFEQNLGSPLRRHYSNLQSLYYGGLVNSALVLRSIATVGNYDYVWDFIFYQNGAIEGKVQATGYSSSSFLHGDGLRYGNRVWERTLGTIHTHFINYKVDLDVGGVKNSLVAHDMAFEMVRAPWNPEQQIERPRLTKKVLDTEDQAAFRLQAKMPRYLYFAANSKNKWGHQRGYRIQVTSSAGDHVPEASSMERAISWARYQLAVTRRKEEEPTSTSIYNQNDPWTPTVAFADFINNETITNEDLVAWITAGFLHIPHSEDIPNTVTVGNSVGFLLRPYNYYDLDPSIYSHDGVFFTSEQDFTACEVNPLACLPQTASCLPNFPPFTYEGFQNMSRL; via the exons ATGAAGCCCAGGCTGCCCTACGTGCTGCTGGTGGGGGCTGCGGTGGTGATCTTGGCTCTGTCCTGCgtgctgctgagcaggagcaggcgATCCCCCGGCTGTGACCCCCAGCCCCGCACCAAGGAGGAGCCGGGATCCACGAGCCAGAGCCTGGTCTTTGCGGACCTGAGCCCCGCGGAGCTGGCCCAAGTGGTGCGGTacctgcagggacacctcggGCTGCGGCTGGTGGACGCCGCGCGGGCAAAGCCCTCCGACAACTGCATCGCCTCGGTGGAGCTGCAGGTCCCGGCCAAGGCAGAGGCGCTGCGGTTCCTGGACGGGGCGGGGGCTCGTCCCCCCCGCGAGGCGCTGGCTGTGCTGTACTTTGGGGCCCAGGCAGAGCCCAACGTCACCGAGTACGTGGTGGggccgctgccgctgccgggGTATCACCGGGACGTGACGGTGCGCAGGTACGGGGGGAAGGTGCCGTACCACCGCAGACCGACGCTGGGCAGTGAGTACGAGCAAGTGGGAGCTTTCTTGAAGACGGTGGCGTTTGCTGCAGCCCCGACCTTCCTGAAGGAAGTCCTCGAATACGACAGCACCAATGTGGTGTTTGAGGGCGCAGCCCCCCACGGATTCCAGTCTGGAGACCGCAAGTCCTGGTTCGCCTTGTTTCAGAACGTGAGCGGGTTCTTCGTGCACCCGGtggggctggaggtgctggttgACCACAGCAGCCTGGACGTCTCCCGCTGGGCGGTGAGCAGGGTCTTCTACAACGGGCAGTACTACAGGGACATGGTGCAGCTGGAGAGCGCCTACGTGCAGGGTCGCATCAGCGTGGAGAAGGTGAGGAGAGCGCCGCGGGACGGGGACTTCTCGTCCATGAAGCCACGAGCGCCTCCGGCCGCGCTCTTCCCTTTGCAGTACGAGGCGCAGGGTCCCCGCTACCGCGTCCGGAGCAACCACGTCCTCTACCAGGCGTGGAGCTTTGCCTTTGGCATGAGCGTGAGCACGGGCCTGCGCCTCTTTGACGTCCGACACAAGGGGGAGAGGGTTGCCTACGAAATCAGCGTCCAAGAGGCCATGTCCGTGTACGGCTCCAACTGCCCCGCGGGGATGTCCACGAGGTACATGGACGGCAGCTTTGGCATCGGGCGCTACACGTCCCCCTTGGTGCGAGGGGTCGACTGCCCCTATGCAGCAACGTACGTGGACGTGCACTTCCTCGCTCATTCCCAGGTCCCTCGAGGCACTAAAGGTGCCATCTGCATCTTTGAGCAGAACCTGGGCTCCCCGCTGAGGCGCCACTACTCCAACCTGCAGTCGCTGTACTATGGGGGGCTGGTCAACTCCGCCCTGGTCCTTCGGTCCATTGCGACCGTGGGCAACTACGACTACGTCTGGGACTTCATCTTCTACCAGAACGGGGCCATTGAAGGCAAGGTCCAGGCTACAGGGTACTCCAGCTCATCCTTTCTCCATGGGGATGGGCTGAGATACGGCAATAGGGTTTGGGAGCGCACGCTGGGTACGATACATACCCATTTCATCAACTATAAGGTGGACCTGGACGTGGGAG GGGTGAAGAACTCCCTGGTGGCCCACGACATGGCCTTTGAGATGGTGCGGGCTCCCTGGAACCCAGAGCAGCAGATAGAGCGGCCACGACTCACCAAGAAAGTCCTGGACACAGAGGACCAGGCTGCCTTCCGGCTCCAGGCAAAGATGCCCAGATACCTCTACTTCGCAGCCAACAGCAAAAACAAGTGGGGCCACCAGCGTGGCTACAGGATCCAGGTCACCAGTTCTGCAGGGGACCATGTCCCCGAAGCCAGCTCCATGGAGAGGGCCATCAGCTGGGCAAG GTACCAGTTGGCCGTCACCCGTCGGAAGGAGGAGGAGcccaccagcaccagcatctACAACCAGAACGACCCCTGGACGCCCACCGTTGCCTTCGCTGACTTCATCAACAACGAGACCATCACCAACGAG GACCTGGTCGCCTGGATAACCGCCGGTTTCCTTCACATCCCGCACTCGGAGGATATTCCCAACACTGTGACAGTAGGAAACTCGGTTGGCTTTCTCCTGAGACCCTACAACTACTATGACCTGGACCCCTCCATATACTCGCACGATGGGGTCTTCTTCACCAGCGAGCAGGATTTCACGGCCTGTGAAGTCAACCCCCTTGCGTGCCTGCCCCAAACTGCCTCTTGTTTGCCAAACTTCCCCCCCTTCACCTACGAGGGCTTCCAAAACATGAGCAGGCTTTAA
- the LOC136023895 gene encoding amine oxidase [copper-containing] 3-like isoform X3 → MAFEMVRAPWNPEQQIERPRLTKKVLDTEDQAAFRLQAKMPRYLYFAANSKNKWGHQRGYRIQVTSSAGDHVPEASSMERAISWARYQLAVTRRKEEEPTSTSIYNQNDPWTPTVAFADFINNETITNEDLVAWITAGFLHIPHSEDIPNTVTVGNSVGFLLRPYNYYDLDPSIYSHDGVFFTSEQDFTACEVNPLACLPQTASCLPNFPPFTYEGFQNMSRL, encoded by the exons ATGGCCTTTGAGATGGTGCGGGCTCCCTGGAACCCAGAGCAGCAGATAGAGCGGCCACGACTCACCAAGAAAGTCCTGGACACAGAGGACCAGGCTGCCTTCCGGCTCCAGGCAAAGATGCCCAGATACCTCTACTTCGCAGCCAACAGCAAAAACAAGTGGGGCCACCAGCGTGGCTACAGGATCCAGGTCACCAGTTCTGCAGGGGACCATGTCCCCGAAGCCAGCTCCATGGAGAGGGCCATCAGCTGGGCAAG GTACCAGTTGGCCGTCACCCGTCGGAAGGAGGAGGAGcccaccagcaccagcatctACAACCAGAACGACCCCTGGACGCCCACCGTTGCCTTCGCTGACTTCATCAACAACGAGACCATCACCAACGAG GACCTGGTCGCCTGGATAACCGCCGGTTTCCTTCACATCCCGCACTCGGAGGATATTCCCAACACTGTGACAGTAGGAAACTCGGTTGGCTTTCTCCTGAGACCCTACAACTACTATGACCTGGACCCCTCCATATACTCGCACGATGGGGTCTTCTTCACCAGCGAGCAGGATTTCACGGCCTGTGAAGTCAACCCCCTTGCGTGCCTGCCCCAAACTGCCTCTTGTTTGCCAAACTTCCCCCCCTTCACCTACGAGGGCTTCCAAAACATGAGCAGGCTTTAA